One region of Catenuloplanes indicus genomic DNA includes:
- the rplB gene encoding 50S ribosomal protein L2, whose protein sequence is MPIRKYKPTTPGRRGGSVADFAEITRSTPEKSLLVPLPKKGGRNAHGRITTRHQGGGHKRQYRLIDFKRADKDGIPAKVAHIEYDPNRTARIALLHYLDGEKRYILAPKDLKQGDKVEAGVGADIKPGNNLPLRNIPVGTQVHAVELRPGGGAKLARSAGVGIQLLGREDQYATLRMPSGEIRRVDVRCRATVGEIGNADQSNINWGKAGRMRWKGKRPTVRGVAMNPVDHPHGGGEGKTSGGRHPVNPAGKPEGRTRRKGQASDKLIVRRRYATRKRG, encoded by the coding sequence ATGCCTATTCGTAAGTACAAGCCGACGACGCCGGGCCGCCGTGGTGGCTCCGTCGCGGACTTCGCCGAGATCACGCGCTCCACCCCGGAGAAGTCGCTGCTCGTGCCGCTGCCCAAGAAGGGTGGCCGCAACGCGCACGGCCGGATCACGACCCGTCACCAGGGTGGTGGCCACAAGCGTCAGTACCGCCTGATCGACTTCAAGCGGGCGGACAAGGACGGCATCCCGGCCAAGGTCGCGCACATCGAGTACGACCCGAACCGCACCGCCCGGATCGCGCTGCTGCACTACCTGGACGGCGAGAAGCGCTACATCCTCGCTCCGAAGGACCTGAAGCAGGGCGACAAGGTCGAGGCCGGCGTCGGCGCCGACATCAAGCCCGGCAACAACCTGCCGCTGCGCAACATCCCGGTGGGCACTCAGGTGCACGCGGTGGAGCTGCGCCCGGGCGGCGGTGCCAAGCTGGCCCGCTCGGCCGGCGTCGGCATCCAGCTGCTGGGCCGCGAGGACCAGTACGCGACGCTGCGTATGCCGTCCGGTGAGATCCGGCGCGTCGACGTGCGCTGCCGCGCCACCGTCGGCGAGATCGGCAACGCCGACCAGTCGAACATCAACTGGGGCAAGGCCGGCCGTATGCGGTGGAAGGGCAAGCGCCCGACCGTCCGTGGTGTCGCCATGAACCCGGTCGACCACCCGCACGGTGGTGGTGAGGGCAAGACCTCCGGTGGTCGCCACCCGGTCAACCCGGCTGGTAAGCCCGAGGGCCGTACCCGCCGCAAGGGCCAGGCGAGCGACAAGCTGATCGTCCGCCGCCGCTACGCGACCCGCAAGCGCGGCTGA
- the rplW gene encoding 50S ribosomal protein L23 codes for MTTIADPRDIIIAPVVSEKSYSVLDQNWYTFLVHPDANKTAIKIAIQQIFNVRVLTVNTANREGKRKRTRTGFGQRKATKRALVKLADGDRIEAFGGPVS; via the coding sequence GTGACCACCATCGCGGACCCGCGCGACATCATCATCGCGCCGGTGGTCTCCGAGAAGAGCTACAGCGTTCTCGACCAGAACTGGTACACGTTCCTGGTCCACCCGGACGCGAACAAGACCGCCATCAAGATCGCTATCCAGCAGATCTTCAACGTGCGCGTACTGACCGTGAACACTGCGAACCGCGAGGGCAAGCGGAAGCGGACGCGGACCGGTTTCGGCCAGCGCAAGGCTACGAAGCGCGCTCTGGTCAAGCTGGCCGACGGCGACCGCATCGAGGCCTTCGGCGGCCCGGTCAGCTGA
- the rplD gene encoding 50S ribosomal protein L4 — protein MSSVDVLNTEGAKAGSVELPAAIFDVQANIPLMHQVVVAQLAAARQGTHKAKTRGEVSGGGKKPYKQKGTGRARQGSTRAPQFAGGGVVHGPVPRDYSQRTPKKMKAAALRGALSDRARDNAVFVVEAFVSGETPSTKAALATLRKVTEETKVLVVLTGVDELNWLSLRNEPTVHLLEVGQLNTYDVLNSSAVIFTKDAYDEFTGAGKAEEGDK, from the coding sequence GTGAGCTCCGTTGACGTGCTGAACACCGAGGGCGCGAAGGCCGGCTCCGTCGAGCTGCCCGCGGCGATCTTCGACGTGCAGGCCAACATCCCGCTGATGCACCAGGTCGTGGTGGCTCAGCTGGCGGCCGCCCGGCAGGGCACGCACAAGGCGAAGACCCGCGGTGAGGTCTCCGGCGGCGGCAAGAAGCCGTACAAGCAGAAGGGCACCGGCCGCGCCCGTCAGGGCTCGACCCGTGCGCCGCAGTTCGCCGGCGGTGGCGTCGTGCACGGCCCCGTGCCGCGCGACTACTCGCAGCGGACCCCGAAGAAGATGAAGGCCGCCGCGCTGCGGGGCGCCCTCTCGGACCGGGCCCGCGACAACGCGGTGTTCGTGGTCGAGGCGTTCGTCTCCGGCGAGACGCCGTCGACGAAGGCCGCGCTGGCGACGCTGCGCAAGGTCACCGAGGAGACCAAGGTCCTGGTCGTGCTGACCGGCGTGGACGAGCTGAACTGGCTCTCGCTGCGCAACGAGCCGACCGTGCACCTGCTCGAGGTCGGGCAGCTCAACACGTACGACGTGTTGAACTCCTCCGCGGTGATCTTCACCAAGGACGCCTACGACGAGTTCACGGGCGCCGGCAAGGCCGAGGAGGGCGACAAGTGA
- the rplC gene encoding 50S ribosomal protein L3 produces the protein MDRQVKGILGAKLGMTQVWDNNKVVPVTVVQAGPCVVTQVRTADTDGYSAIQLAFGAIDPRKANKPRAGHFAKADVAPRRHIVELRTTDASEYSLGQEVTVDSFPVGSPVDVTGRTKGKGFAGVMKRHGFHGLRASHGVERKHRSPGSIGACATPGRVFKGVRMAGRMGSARYTVQNLTVQAVDVENNLLLVRGAIPGPKGALILVRSAAKAPVKKGAAK, from the coding sequence CAAGGTTGTCCCGGTGACCGTGGTGCAGGCCGGCCCGTGCGTCGTGACCCAGGTCCGCACCGCTGACACGGACGGCTACTCCGCGATCCAGCTGGCGTTCGGTGCGATCGACCCCCGCAAGGCCAACAAGCCGCGGGCCGGGCACTTCGCCAAGGCCGATGTCGCGCCGCGTCGCCACATCGTCGAGCTGCGGACGACCGACGCCAGCGAGTACTCGCTCGGCCAGGAGGTCACCGTCGACTCGTTCCCGGTGGGTTCCCCGGTCGACGTGACCGGCCGGACCAAGGGCAAGGGCTTCGCCGGTGTCATGAAGCGGCACGGCTTCCACGGCCTCCGCGCGAGCCACGGTGTCGAGCGCAAGCACCGCTCCCCGGGCTCGATCGGCGCCTGCGCGACCCCCGGTCGCGTGTTCAAGGGCGTCCGCATGGCGGGCCGGATGGGCAGCGCGCGCTACACCGTGCAGAACCTGACCGTTCAGGCGGTCGACGTGGAGAACAACCTGCTGCTCGTCCGCGGTGCCATTCCCGGCCCCAAGGGCGCGCTGATCCTGGTTCGCTCCGCGGCGAAGGCCCCCGTCAAGAAGGGTGCTGCCAAGTGA